A genomic window from Methanobrevibacter sp. TLL-48-HuF1 includes:
- the ileS gene encoding isoleucine--tRNA ligase produces MPIKEADKSYDHKKIEKKIQNFWVEEDTFSKVNKLRANGPQYSFLDGPPYCSGKIHLGTAWNKVIKDSYLRYKSMNGFSLRRQAGWDMHGLPIEHKVEELMGIKSKQEIEENIGIAKFVDKCKEFAIDNKLAMEKEFDDLGVWMDWEDPYMTLDPKYMESAWWTLKRANEQNLLVNDKRVISWCPHCETALAAAEIDYEEKVDPSIFVKFPLKTPLLEDSDLPEYFLVWTTTPWTLPANLAICVNPEFDYAFVKIDGEILLLAQNLVETVLGPATIVHKTKIPAENEDEEDKIIKETEVVYEIIKVVKGESLLHKSYIYPLEKEVSIHDEFDKNENVHTILPGDHVELGEGTGFVHTAPGHGPDDFEVGKAYDLPIFCPVDESGNFTDDAGKYAGEFCKAANDEIMADLQDSGLMYRNETIEHRYGVCWRCKTPIIYLATKQWFLKVTDIKQKMLDEIDKVEWVPQWAGQGRFRDWVDNAKDWTISRQRYWGIPIPIWECPDCGELKVIGSVEELKNEALNDISVDDDELVHRPYVDEIVMKCDKCGSEVKRIPDVLDVWIDSGVAGWASLYYPQQQDKFNQWFPYDFITEGHDQTRGWFYSQLGAGVISMGQVPYKKVLMHGFVLDEHGKKMSKSLGNVVSPEEVIEKYGADVLRFYLLWASKPWDDLKFVWDELLNVNKMFNILWNVYVFSTTYMSLDEFNPTKITEKDIILRDEDNWIISRANTLIKEVGQDLEELSFHKATRKINNFILEDLSRWYVRLIRGRTWVESDDPDKLGAYYSLYTAIYKLISVLCPIAPHVCEEIYENLVKGVDENAPESIHMLDWGYDESKINSDLEQKMDVVREVIEASARARDIARYKLRWPVSDITIVSQDEDVLKAIEELQDIIKDQSNTKEVLTAAEFENLSFNAKPNLKTLGPRLKGDMGIVKKYLEEADGNLIKSELDDTGKFTVEADGKSFELDSNDILFDTELPDDFVSSEFEFGNVFVNTNVTTEIKQEAMARELIRRVQDMRKDLDLDVEASIDAVVSTSSEFKELILPQSEFIVNEIRARSLISSDGKECLDGEDIYTKNWDIEGEEVCISIRLVQ; encoded by the coding sequence ATGCCAATAAAAGAGGCAGACAAATCATATGATCATAAAAAAATAGAAAAAAAGATTCAAAACTTCTGGGTAGAAGAAGATACTTTTTCTAAAGTAAATAAACTTAGAGCTAATGGTCCTCAATATTCCTTTTTAGATGGACCTCCATATTGTAGTGGTAAAATACATTTAGGAACTGCTTGGAATAAAGTTATTAAAGATTCTTACTTACGTTATAAAAGTATGAATGGATTTAGCTTAAGAAGACAGGCAGGATGGGATATGCATGGTCTTCCAATTGAACACAAAGTGGAAGAATTGATGGGTATTAAAAGCAAACAGGAAATTGAAGAAAACATTGGAATAGCTAAATTTGTTGATAAATGTAAGGAATTTGCAATAGACAATAAATTAGCTATGGAAAAAGAATTCGATGATTTGGGAGTTTGGATGGATTGGGAAGACCCATACATGACTTTAGATCCCAAATATATGGAATCTGCATGGTGGACATTAAAAAGAGCTAATGAACAGAATTTACTTGTAAATGATAAAAGAGTAATTAGCTGGTGTCCTCATTGTGAAACAGCATTGGCCGCAGCAGAAATTGATTATGAAGAAAAAGTTGACCCTTCAATTTTTGTTAAATTTCCACTTAAAACTCCATTGCTGGAAGACAGCGATTTGCCGGAATATTTCTTGGTATGGACAACAACTCCATGGACACTTCCTGCAAACCTTGCTATCTGTGTAAATCCTGAATTTGATTATGCATTTGTTAAAATTGATGGAGAAATTTTACTTCTTGCTCAAAACCTGGTAGAAACAGTTTTAGGTCCTGCTACCATTGTACATAAAACTAAAATACCTGCTGAAAATGAAGATGAAGAAGATAAAATCATAAAAGAAACTGAAGTTGTCTATGAGATAATTAAAGTTGTCAAAGGTGAAAGTTTACTTCATAAATCATACATTTATCCATTGGAAAAAGAAGTTTCAATACATGATGAATTTGATAAAAATGAAAATGTTCACACTATTTTGCCTGGAGATCATGTAGAACTTGGTGAAGGTACAGGATTCGTACATACAGCACCGGGACATGGTCCTGACGATTTTGAAGTAGGTAAAGCTTATGATTTGCCGATTTTCTGTCCTGTTGATGAAAGCGGTAATTTCACTGATGATGCTGGCAAATATGCCGGTGAATTCTGTAAAGCTGCTAATGATGAAATCATGGCTGATTTGCAGGACAGCGGTTTAATGTATAGAAACGAAACAATAGAACACAGGTATGGTGTATGTTGGAGATGTAAAACTCCTATCATATATTTAGCTACTAAACAATGGTTTTTAAAAGTAACAGACATTAAACAAAAAATGCTTGATGAAATTGACAAAGTGGAATGGGTGCCACAATGGGCAGGTCAGGGAAGATTCAGAGATTGGGTAGATAATGCTAAAGACTGGACAATTTCAAGACAAAGATACTGGGGTATTCCAATTCCTATTTGGGAATGTCCTGATTGCGGTGAATTAAAAGTAATAGGTTCTGTAGAGGAATTAAAAAACGAAGCTTTAAATGATATCTCTGTTGATGATGATGAGCTTGTTCACAGACCATATGTTGATGAAATCGTAATGAAATGTGATAAATGCGGTTCTGAAGTAAAAAGAATTCCTGATGTTTTAGATGTTTGGATTGACTCAGGAGTAGCTGGATGGGCTTCATTATATTATCCTCAGCAGCAAGATAAATTTAATCAGTGGTTCCCATATGACTTCATTACAGAAGGCCATGACCAAACTAGAGGATGGTTCTACTCACAGTTAGGTGCTGGTGTAATCTCCATGGGACAGGTACCATATAAGAAAGTACTGATGCACGGTTTTGTTTTAGATGAACACGGTAAGAAAATGAGTAAATCATTAGGTAATGTAGTTTCTCCTGAAGAAGTTATTGAGAAATATGGTGCTGATGTATTAAGATTCTATTTATTATGGGCAAGCAAGCCATGGGATGATTTAAAATTCGTATGGGATGAATTGCTTAATGTAAATAAGATGTTTAATATTTTATGGAATGTATATGTATTTTCAACTACTTATATGTCTTTAGATGAATTCAATCCAACTAAAATAACTGAAAAAGATATCATTTTAAGAGATGAGGACAATTGGATTATATCCAGAGCCAATACTTTAATAAAAGAAGTTGGTCAGGACTTGGAAGAGTTATCATTCCATAAGGCTACAAGAAAAATCAATAACTTTATACTTGAAGATTTAAGCCGCTGGTATGTAAGACTTATTCGTGGAAGAACATGGGTAGAAAGTGATGATCCGGATAAACTTGGAGCTTATTACAGTCTATACACAGCTATTTACAAACTGATTTCAGTTTTATGTCCGATAGCTCCTCATGTTTGTGAAGAAATCTATGAAAACTTAGTTAAAGGAGTTGATGAAAACGCTCCTGAAAGTATTCACATGCTTGACTGGGGATATGATGAATCTAAAATCAATTCTGATTTAGAGCAAAAAATGGATGTAGTAAGAGAAGTAATTGAAGCATCTGCAAGAGCAAGGGATATAGCCAGATACAAACTTAGATGGCCTGTATCTGATATTACTATTGTGTCTCAGGATGAAGATGTTCTTAAAGCTATTGAAGAGTTACAGGATATTATTAAAGACCAATCAAATACGAAAGAAGTGTTAACTGCTGCAGAATTTGAAAACTTGTCATTTAATGCAAAACCTAATCTTAAAACTTTGGGTCCTAGACTTAAAGGAGATATGGGTATTGTTAAAAAATATCTTGAAGAAGCTGACGGTAATCTAATTAAAAGCGAATTGGATGATACAGGTAAATTCACTGTTGAAGCAGATGGGAAATCATTTGAATTAGATAGTAATGATATACTATTTGATACAGAGCTCCCTGATGATTTTGTAAGTTCTGAATTTGAATTTGGTAATGTATTTGTAAATACTAATGTAACTACTGAAATTAAACAAGAAGCAATGGCTCGTGAACTTATTAGAAGAGTTCAGGACATGAGGAAAGATTTAGATTTAGATGTGGAAGCTAGTATTGATGCTGTTGTAAGTACTTCTAGCGAATTTAAAGAATTAATACTTCCACAATCTGAATTTATTGTTAATGAAATCAGGGCACGCAGCTTAATTAGCTCTGATGGAAAAGAATGTTTAGATGGCGAAGATATTTATACTAAAAATTGGGATATTGAAGGCGAGGAAGTCTGTATTTCTATAAGATTAGTGCAATAG
- a CDS encoding methionine adenosyltransferase, with protein MRNIIVKELNQTYIEDIDIEIVERKGIGHPDSISDGIGETVSEALCKMYMDELGGVLHHNTDEVQITAGESNPVFGGGKILKPIDILLTGRGVSEYDGVKFPLDRVAIEAAKNFLDETIINLDVELDTVVECKIGHGSGDLVDVFKREGAPSSNDTSFGVGYAPFSETENLVKATEELLNSKAFKAKHPAVGEDIKVMGLREGEKITLTIGCAMVSKFVANREEYIAVREELKDIVSDLATKYTNREVEVFVNTADNDDATDESGYYLTVTGTSAEMGDDGSVGRGNRANGLITPCRPMSMEASSGKNPINHVGKIYNILSNEIANDVVENVEGIKQMNVMILSQIGKPIDQPKAASTQLILEDGVKLEDVDKKVEQIVDRWLEDISIITENVVQGKTRTF; from the coding sequence ATGAGAAACATAATTGTAAAAGAATTAAATCAAACTTATATTGAAGATATCGATATTGAAATCGTTGAAAGAAAAGGTATAGGTCACCCAGACAGTATTAGTGACGGTATCGGTGAAACTGTAAGTGAAGCTTTATGTAAAATGTACATGGATGAATTAGGAGGAGTTCTTCACCATAACACTGACGAAGTTCAAATTACTGCAGGGGAATCCAATCCTGTATTCGGCGGAGGTAAAATCTTAAAACCTATTGATATCTTATTGACTGGTAGGGGAGTTTCAGAATATGATGGAGTTAAATTCCCTCTTGACAGAGTAGCTATTGAAGCAGCTAAAAACTTTTTAGATGAAACTATCATTAATTTAGATGTTGAATTGGATACTGTTGTTGAATGTAAAATTGGACACGGATCCGGAGATTTGGTAGATGTATTTAAAAGGGAAGGTGCACCTTCTTCAAATGATACCTCTTTTGGTGTAGGTTATGCTCCATTTTCAGAAACTGAAAATTTAGTTAAAGCTACTGAAGAATTATTAAACTCCAAAGCTTTCAAAGCTAAACATCCTGCTGTCGGTGAAGATATCAAAGTTATGGGTTTAAGAGAAGGAGAAAAAATTACCTTAACTATTGGATGTGCAATGGTTTCAAAATTTGTTGCAAACAGGGAAGAATACATTGCTGTTCGTGAAGAATTAAAAGATATTGTATCTGATCTTGCAACCAAATACACCAACAGGGAAGTTGAAGTATTTGTTAACACTGCAGACAATGATGATGCAACTGATGAATCAGGTTATTATTTAACTGTAACAGGTACTTCTGCTGAAATGGGTGATGACGGTTCTGTAGGTAGAGGAAATAGGGCTAACGGTTTAATCACTCCATGCAGACCAATGTCAATGGAAGCTAGTTCCGGTAAAAATCCTATTAACCACGTAGGTAAAATTTACAACATATTATCTAATGAAATAGCTAATGACGTTGTTGAAAATGTTGAAGGAATCAAACAGATGAATGTTATGATTTTAAGCCAAATTGGTAAACCTATTGACCAGCCGAAAGCAGCTTCTACTCAACTTATTTTAGAAGATGGCGTCAAACTTGAAGATGTTGATAAAAAAGTAGAACAAATTGTTGACAGGTGGCTTGAAGATATATCAATCATTACAGAAAATGTTGTTCAAGGAAAAACAAGAACCTTTTAG
- a CDS encoding DUF192 domain-containing protein, which produces MKKGIYNKTTKQNINMKIKFADTYFKRLKGLMFKKNIDYGLVFIIKAKSRFNSGIHTSFMKFNIDVYFLDENLKIFDIQTLKPWEKYTPSKKADYIIEFEENKMKNKLKKGDEIEFI; this is translated from the coding sequence ATGAAAAAAGGAATTTACAACAAAACAACTAAACAAAACATCAATATGAAAATTAAATTTGCAGACACATATTTTAAACGGCTTAAAGGATTGATGTTTAAAAAAAATATTGATTACGGACTGGTTTTTATTATAAAAGCTAAAAGCAGATTTAATTCAGGAATTCACACATCATTTATGAAATTTAACATAGATGTGTACTTTTTAGATGAAAATTTAAAGATTTTTGATATTCAAACTCTGAAACCCTGGGAAAAATATACCCCTTCAAAAAAAGCAGATTACATAATTGAGTTTGAAGAAAATAAAATGAAAAATAAATTAAAAAAAGGAGATGAAATAGAATTCATCTAA